The Solibacillus sp. FSL R7-0668 genome includes the window AACCGGCTGCATTTCTTCATTCACTGAATCTGTATTCGCTTGGTAATTTTGCTTCGTGTCTGTCATAACCTTTGAGGCCTTTGTTTTTGCATCATTTAAAAAGTCCATTGCTTTATCACGATTTTCCTTTTTACTTAAAAAGGAAGCTGCACCCGCTAATAATCCTGCTACTACAACACCTTTACCTTTAAATTTAGCCATTGTATATTACCTCCTAAATCTTGATGATTACACATTATTTAGATTACCCTTTGATTTGCTTATTCAAACATTTTCAAAAACGTGATTAAAAAATGCGAAAAATGGGTATGCTAAATATATTACAGATTAAAGGAGTGTTGACCATGTTCCAAAATAAAGAAGTTCAATACAAAGGTGTTGAAGTATTAAGTTTATTAGGGGTGGCGACATTCCTAACATTCGTTATTTCAATTTTTATTAGCTAAAAAAGAAGGCCCATGAAGTGATACACGGGCCTTCCTTTTTTTATGCTTTTACATCATCATAGGCATCGCTTTTTTCAAACGCCGAAACAACATAACTACAAATGGCATTCATTTTCAAATTATTTTCACGCGCATAGTTTGCTGCTGTGTCTAATAATTTTTTGGCTACCCCTTGTCCGCGCAGTACATCAGATACATAGGTATGGCCCATATTCATAACCCCATCGCGCAAAACCCATGTAATTTCTGCTACACGCTCACCTTGTTGCTCATACTCAAATGCACCCTGATTATTCCCTTTGTCTCGATACGTAAATTCCATATTTCTCCCTCCTTGTTCCTTTTACTATAGCATATTCAGTAGGCAATCAAGCAAAAAAGCTCTCAAATTCGAGAGCCTTCTCTATCCATTATTCTTTTGAGAACCAAGATGACACCGTGTCGATTAAATTATTAAAGAAGTTTTTCACACTTTGCCAGAAGCCTTCATCCTCTAATATCGCACCGAATTTTTCATCAAATTTAGCAGTTAAATCAGAAAGCTGATCGGACCATTTACTAAAATCAATATTTAGGTTGCTAATGCGATCCATTAAATCGACCAATAATTGACGGTCTGCATCACTTAAGTTAATTTGGAATTTTGCCAACTGCTCTTCAACAATTTGTTGTACTTCTTCTTTTGATTCCGGTTTGTTTTCAGCAATGACTTGTTTAATTTGTGTTAACAATTCTGCTACTTGCTCATCTGTTACCCCTGCAGATTCAGCAAGTGATGTTGCTACAGATAATTCGTCGTTTGCTACATCTGTACGTTCGATATCAAGTGTTTCACCTGTTTTCGCTTCGTAGGCCTTATAAATCCCTACTAACGCCGAGTGCCCAGTTACTGGCTTTGGTGCAGCGATTTCAACGATTGCATCCTCTATACCGGCTGTTAACATCGCACTTGCATACATTTCTGATGTCACTTGTGTAATATTTTCTGGTGTAACAATACTAATTGTAAGCCCTTTTCCTTCATCCTGGCGTGTAATTTTCGCAGACGAGAACATACGTGAGCTTGGGTTTGAGTCTTTAATATATTTTGCTAAATCTTGTCCTGTAATGGTAATTTCGTCTACTTCGGTTTCCTTGTCTACGCGTAAAGCTATTTTCACAGTTTCCTTTTCATCCGCAGATAGGTTCCCACCATAAACAACGATTGGAACACCTAATTTTTCATTAATTGGATTTTTAGTTTCCGTTGTTGCAGCGAATGTGCTAACTGGCATTACGATTGAAAGCATTAAAACAAGCGCAGCAACTAGTGCGATCCATTTTTGTTTCATAATAATTCCCCCTTCGAAATATATATGCCTTTGCATGTACATTCCATTATTAATACGGTTAAAAAAAGTAAAAGGTTGCACTAACAATTGCCTTTTACTTTTTTCATCGTACAATATTATCGTTCGTTAAACAATTTCTGTCCAACCATCTTGCTGTATAATTTTTCTTGCCTTCATTAAAGTACCTAATGCACGTTTGAAAGCCCCTTTACTCATATTGAACATTTCTTGGATTTCTTCCGGTGTGGATTTGTCTCCAAATGGCATTTTACCGCCAACGCTTTCTAAATAGGCGAAGATTTTTTCAGCATCATCTCCTAAACGCTCATGCTTACGCGGTAAAAACGAGCCATTTAGTGAGCCATCTTCCTTTACGTCGATTATGCGCACCGTTACATCTTGACCTAAACGCGGCTCAGCCTTCATTTCAGATTGATGCACAAAAATACGGTATGGTGCTTCTACACCAAGTAAAAATGAGCCTACTGGTAATAAACGATATGGGCGAGCCGTAATCGTTTTATTGAACATATCTTCTAGCGCGCCTTCGTACATATCATTGACTTTTTCTTCTGTAATGAGACGACCAAATAAGTCGCCATTACGATCTGTGCGCAATGTCATGTATAAATGGTCACCTGGCTCTGGCCACACCTCTTGGATTGCCGGTAAATCCTCTGCACGTACGAGCACCTCGCGCGACGTACCAATATCACAATACGCGCCTTCTTTTGTTACCTTTAACACACGAGCCCAGCCATAATCTACCTCTGTTATATGAGGAATTGCGGTTGTCGCTTGTAAGTCCCCGCGACGATCTGTATATAAAAATACCTTTACTGTGTCACCAATTGCTACCGTTTCTACTACATCAGAAGCATTTAACGGAACTTCGATATCTCCGTTTGTTAAAATATAGCGTGAACCTTGCTCCTCTAATACCGTCAAACGAACAACTTGTCCTGATTTCATTAATTGATTCATTGATTTCTCCTTTTCCTTGTCAATCATTACATATTATGATTTGATTTCATTTCTTCTAGCTTCTTTGTCATTTGTGGCTCCTCTTCCAAGAGCTGCACAAGGTCTGCAATTCGATCGATTGAATTCCAGCTTAAGTGATGCTCGATGCCCTCTACATCTTCGTAAATTCGTTCTTCATCAACCCCAATTAAACGCAAA containing:
- a CDS encoding GNAT family N-acetyltransferase, whose product is MEFTYRDKGNNQGAFEYEQQGERVAEITWVLRDGVMNMGHTYVSDVLRGQGVAKKLLDTAANYARENNLKMNAICSYVVSAFEKSDAYDDVKA
- a CDS encoding DUF1002 domain-containing protein gives rise to the protein MKQKWIALVAALVLMLSIVMPVSTFAATTETKNPINEKLGVPIVVYGGNLSADEKETVKIALRVDKETEVDEITITGQDLAKYIKDSNPSSRMFSSAKITRQDEGKGLTISIVTPENITQVTSEMYASAMLTAGIEDAIVEIAAPKPVTGHSALVGIYKAYEAKTGETLDIERTDVANDELSVATSLAESAGVTDEQVAELLTQIKQVIAENKPESKEEVQQIVEEQLAKFQINLSDADRQLLVDLMDRISNLNIDFSKWSDQLSDLTAKFDEKFGAILEDEGFWQSVKNFFNNLIDTVSSWFSKE
- a CDS encoding CvfB family protein; translation: MNQLMKSGQVVRLTVLEEQGSRYILTNGDIEVPLNASDVVETVAIGDTVKVFLYTDRRGDLQATTAIPHITEVDYGWARVLKVTKEGAYCDIGTSREVLVRAEDLPAIQEVWPEPGDHLYMTLRTDRNGDLFGRLITEEKVNDMYEGALEDMFNKTITARPYRLLPVGSFLLGVEAPYRIFVHQSEMKAEPRLGQDVTVRIIDVKEDGSLNGSFLPRKHERLGDDAEKIFAYLESVGGKMPFGDKSTPEEIQEMFNMSKGAFKRALGTLMKARKIIQQDGWTEIV